The following are encoded together in the Pirellulales bacterium genome:
- the groES gene encoding co-chaperone GroES yields MAKSKLRPLDDRVVVKPVEAEERTAGGIVLPDSAKEKPQRGKVVSIGPGKLLESGQRGTLSVSIGDEVIYGKYSGTDIELEGDEVKILRETDILAKVLN; encoded by the coding sequence ATGGCCAAATCGAAATTGCGTCCGCTGGATGATCGTGTTGTCGTGAAGCCGGTTGAAGCCGAGGAGCGCACGGCCGGCGGCATTGTGCTGCCCGACAGCGCCAAGGAAAAGCCGCAGCGGGGCAAAGTGGTTTCGATTGGGCCAGGCAAGTTGCTGGAAAGCGGGCAGCGGGGCACGCTTTCGGTTTCGATCGGTGATGAAGTGATTTACGGAAAATACTCCGGCACCGACATCGAGCTGGAAGGGGACGAAGTCAAAATCCTCCGCGAGACCGACATTTTGGCGAAGGTGCTGAATTAG